A genomic region of Candidatus Anaeroferrophillus wilburensis contains the following coding sequences:
- a CDS encoding LamG domain-containing protein gives MHGKNILLFFLLTFLVMVLSSVSSAAPPVSHLPLPDYHYAECLGTGADLPYVDLGNDALFNPGAGDWSVSVWFKWDGSGGDQVVYSKSGLYEAWVAGGTFYFRWSPAASDTPAFAVAVDQWTHAVITYDGNKFRAFKNGSLVGQYNDKGSMGTNGESLILAARAVGSGYGDIFSGQLDEFMLFSQALNPSQAGQLHTAQLAAGLCSSSAVDHFTLADEDDDRQALACRAELITIQAKDNADSLLTGYLGTTSISADNGGVWYDQLSGYVNDDPPAGSWSDNGSGTASYTFAAADNGQIKLWLRNSSIPAAGDSETVQIGVADGAALGSLAVDYYKAGFSFVWDDPGLTTQIAAKPSDQGWNAQAVFLQGVRVNPLTGACETLLQGTVDVEMRILYLDPAVGAEPLQVNGTGVDESWTAVELDFTDGEALLVFQYDDAGRLQWDVRYDSDGDGVYDMLGVNIPDLIVRPLGFEVFTTTNGWQAASSADSSVFVSAGAPFNLSARAVSWQSADDSNADGIADSGTDLSDNPVTGNYQAVGVAISHLLLEPAAGSAGSLGTTTLDFAGGLGTIANQTFSEVGIVAVTVSDSDYLSSGAGITGTSTPIGRFTPDHFAVQSTVATLAPACGVFTYLGQPFSYQDVPQITIAAQNLGNGETLNYSGDYCKLPAVLTPAYLNNVAGRTLTVTPASLPLAALSSQTLTVVDSFVYEREAVAPFAADFDLILTVADSDGILYGVDGTFSINTIIGTELRAGRLFLGDNFGPETEDISDSPLLVQYWDGTGWLVNPDDSCTNGIGFDSPRATVTSLPEVVMGQGQLTVTAPSPAAPETITICPLLPSWLSCSGTDCCGTFTFGIYRGNDRIIFKMETPE, from the coding sequence ATGCATGGCAAAAATATCCTGCTTTTTTTTCTCCTGACTTTCTTGGTCATGGTGTTGTCGTCGGTGTCCTCGGCGGCCCCGCCTGTCTCGCATCTGCCATTACCGGACTACCATTATGCGGAATGCCTTGGTACTGGTGCTGACCTGCCCTATGTTGATCTCGGCAATGATGCCCTTTTTAATCCCGGTGCCGGCGACTGGTCGGTTTCGGTCTGGTTCAAGTGGGATGGGAGCGGCGGCGACCAGGTTGTGTACAGCAAAAGCGGGCTCTATGAAGCGTGGGTAGCCGGCGGGACCTTTTATTTCCGCTGGTCGCCGGCGGCAAGCGACACCCCAGCGTTTGCGGTTGCTGTAGATCAGTGGACCCATGCAGTGATAACCTATGATGGCAATAAATTCCGGGCCTTCAAAAACGGTAGTCTGGTAGGGCAATATAATGACAAAGGGAGTATGGGCACCAATGGTGAAAGCCTGATTCTTGCCGCCCGGGCCGTTGGTTCGGGGTATGGCGACATCTTCAGCGGCCAGCTTGATGAGTTCATGCTCTTCTCCCAGGCGCTAAATCCGAGTCAAGCGGGACAACTCCATACGGCTCAACTGGCCGCCGGGCTGTGCTCGAGCAGTGCCGTAGACCATTTTACCCTTGCCGATGAGGATGACGATCGGCAGGCCCTGGCCTGCCGGGCGGAACTGATCACCATCCAGGCGAAGGACAACGCCGACAGCCTGCTGACCGGCTACCTGGGAACCACGAGCATCAGTGCCGACAACGGCGGGGTATGGTATGACCAGCTGAGCGGCTATGTCAATGACGATCCGCCGGCCGGCAGCTGGAGCGATAACGGCAGCGGTACGGCGAGCTATACCTTTGCGGCCGCCGACAACGGCCAGATCAAGCTGTGGCTGAGGAACAGCAGCATTCCGGCCGCCGGTGACAGTGAAACTGTCCAGATCGGCGTGGCTGACGGCGCTGCCCTCGGCAGTCTGGCGGTCGACTATTACAAAGCGGGATTTTCTTTTGTCTGGGATGACCCGGGGCTGACCACCCAGATTGCGGCAAAACCTTCCGACCAGGGCTGGAATGCCCAGGCAGTCTTTCTCCAGGGTGTGCGGGTGAATCCGCTGACTGGCGCCTGCGAAACCTTGCTCCAGGGAACAGTTGATGTCGAGATGCGGATTCTCTACCTGGATCCGGCGGTTGGTGCCGAGCCGCTGCAGGTGAACGGCACCGGGGTGGATGAAAGCTGGACCGCGGTCGAGCTGGATTTTACCGATGGCGAGGCGCTTCTGGTCTTTCAGTATGATGATGCCGGCCGCCTCCAGTGGGACGTTCGCTATGACAGCGACGGCGATGGGGTCTATGACATGCTGGGGGTCAATATTCCTGACCTGATTGTCCGTCCCCTGGGGTTTGAGGTCTTTACCACCACCAACGGCTGGCAGGCAGCCAGCAGCGCTGATAGCTCGGTATTTGTCAGCGCCGGCGCCCCCTTTAATCTTTCCGCCCGGGCGGTATCCTGGCAGAGCGCCGACGACAGCAATGCTGACGGGATTGCCGACAGCGGCACCGATCTGTCTGATAATCCAGTGACCGGCAATTATCAGGCCGTTGGCGTGGCGATCAGCCACCTGCTGCTGGAGCCGGCGGCCGGCAGCGCCGGCAGTCTGGGAACGACGACGCTGGATTTTGCCGGCGGCCTCGGGACGATTGCCAACCAGACCTTCAGTGAGGTGGGTATTGTTGCCGTTACCGTAAGTGACAGCGACTACCTTAGCTCCGGGGCTGGGATTACCGGTACCAGCACCCCCATCGGCCGTTTTACTCCCGACCATTTTGCCGTCCAGTCGACGGTGGCGACCTTGGCACCGGCCTGCGGTGTGTTTACCTATCTGGGCCAGCCCTTCAGCTACCAGGATGTGCCGCAGATTACCATCGCGGCCCAGAATCTTGGCAATGGCGAAACCCTTAATTATAGCGGCGACTACTGCAAGCTGCCGGCGGTGCTTACCCCGGCATATCTCAATAATGTCGCCGGCCGGACCCTGACCGTCACCCCCGCCAGCCTGCCGTTGGCCGCCCTGTCCTCCCAGACCTTGACGGTTGTCGACAGTTTTGTCTACGAGCGGGAAGCGGTGGCTCCCTTTGCCGCCGATTTTGATCTGATCCTGACGGTTGCCGACAGCGACGGGATTCTTTATGGGGTTGACGGTACCTTCAGCATCAACACCATTATTGGTACCGAACTGCGCGCCGGGCGCCTGTTCCTGGGCGATAATTTTGGTCCGGAAACTGAGGATATCAGCGATTCGCCGTTGCTGGTGCAGTACTGGGACGGCACCGGCTGGCTGGTCAATCCCGATGACAGCTGCACCAACGGCATTGGTTTTGATTCCCCGAGGGCGACCGTTACCTCCTTGCCGGAGGTGGTCATGGGCCAAGGCCAGCTGACGGTTACCGCTCCGTCGCCGGCGGCGCCGGAAACAATCACCATCTGTCCACTGCTGCCCTCCTGGCTGAGCTGCTCTGGTACCGACTGCTGCGGGACCTTTACTTTCGGCATCTATCGGGGCAACGACCGGATCATTTTCAAAATGGAAACCCCTGAATAA
- a CDS encoding PilN domain-containing protein has translation MQRINLSTNKRSAGHSGISPRLVAGVLLAVMLLIMGGNYLLLRHKAALRVAELTRLKARHTVLQEESRTYQQLLDKVKELEEQFARTQQKLQLAEGIKSQRRDWYLIVAAISRQVPEGVWLTEIKSAGRQVLPAAAGDAAVPQVSVTIAGRALGSAAIAGYLENLQRESDVLAAVDFSEVTRVAADDHAGIPAHFAFVISCLLK, from the coding sequence ATGCAGCGGATAAATTTATCGACGAACAAAAGATCTGCCGGCCATTCCGGCATCTCTCCACGGCTGGTTGCCGGTGTCCTGCTGGCCGTGATGCTTCTGATAATGGGCGGCAACTATCTGCTGCTACGCCATAAGGCTGCTCTTCGCGTTGCCGAACTGACAAGGCTCAAAGCACGGCATACCGTGCTGCAGGAGGAGTCCCGTACCTACCAGCAGCTCCTTGATAAGGTGAAGGAGCTGGAGGAACAGTTTGCCAGGACGCAGCAGAAGCTCCAGCTAGCTGAAGGGATCAAGAGCCAGCGTCGTGACTGGTATCTTATTGTGGCGGCCATCAGCCGGCAGGTGCCGGAAGGAGTTTGGCTGACGGAAATTAAGTCGGCTGGCCGGCAGGTGCTGCCGGCAGCAGCGGGTGATGCCGCCGTGCCTCAGGTTTCGGTAACCATTGCTGGCCGGGCTCTGGGCAGCGCCGCCATCGCCGGCTACCTGGAAAATCTCCAACGGGAATCTGATGTCCTGGCGGCGGTTGATTTTTCCGAAGTGACCCGGGTTGCCGCCGATGATCATGCCGGCATTCCGGCTCACTTCGCGTTCGTCATTTCCTGCCTGCTGAAATAA
- the pilM gene encoding pilus assembly protein PilM, protein MFSLGSKKDQLLALDFGPTSLKMVLMRRLKKRSLVEDILFYPYGEEAPALKDPQSEGFFSQIITKALSAYVNKGIPVAMSLPAELVSRQELTLPLMAGKDLPQAIYWALKEKMAQSPDIFQRDHLLLGARKQGHQELQQVRVYLAKQDDIIRLETFFERLGLSIQCLEPEEMSLAAALHHCPPAVLEANPVLVNLGGDGTTIAIISDSLPLLTRWLAISTRSWVASLVLHKGFEPKLASQLIREHGVSFYRHRFDKLAEGELQEAVFNSLESDMQQLALEIHRTTDYFQSTMHKGTVGQVVLTGGGSQLPDLPHYLGETLGVACATYDPLAKLDFSAFKGDEEQLNICRQQASRFTVAVGLALQG, encoded by the coding sequence ATGTTTTCACTTGGCAGTAAAAAAGATCAGCTGCTGGCCCTCGATTTCGGGCCAACCTCGTTGAAGATGGTGCTCATGCGCCGGCTGAAAAAACGGTCTCTGGTGGAGGATATCCTCTTCTACCCTTACGGGGAGGAGGCTCCAGCCTTGAAAGATCCGCAGTCAGAGGGGTTTTTTTCGCAGATCATCACCAAAGCGCTGTCCGCTTACGTCAATAAGGGAATCCCGGTTGCCATGTCCCTGCCTGCAGAGCTGGTGAGCCGTCAGGAGCTGACGCTGCCTCTGATGGCTGGAAAAGACCTGCCCCAGGCCATCTACTGGGCTTTGAAGGAAAAAATGGCGCAGTCGCCGGATATTTTTCAGCGGGATCATCTGCTGCTCGGGGCACGAAAACAGGGGCACCAGGAACTTCAGCAGGTGAGGGTCTACCTGGCAAAGCAGGATGATATTATTCGTCTGGAAACCTTTTTTGAACGCCTGGGCTTGTCCATCCAGTGTCTGGAACCAGAAGAGATGTCCCTGGCCGCTGCCCTGCACCATTGTCCGCCGGCGGTTCTGGAAGCAAACCCGGTGCTGGTCAATCTCGGTGGTGATGGAACGACCATTGCCATTATCAGCGATTCCTTGCCCCTCCTCACCCGTTGGCTCGCCATTTCCACCCGTTCATGGGTGGCGTCGCTGGTCCTCCATAAAGGTTTTGAACCAAAGCTGGCTAGCCAGCTCATTCGTGAACACGGGGTCAGCTTCTATCGCCACCGGTTTGACAAGCTGGCCGAGGGGGAATTGCAGGAAGCGGTTTTTAACTCCCTCGAGTCGGATATGCAGCAGCTGGCTTTGGAGATTCACCGGACTACCGATTATTTCCAGAGTACCATGCACAAGGGAACTGTGGGGCAGGTGGTATTGACCGGCGGTGGTTCGCAGCTGCCAGATCTGCCACATTATCTGGGGGAAACCCTAGGAGTCGCCTGTGCGACCTATGATCCCTTGGCGAAGCTTGATTTTTCCGCTTTCAAAGGAGATGAAGAGCAACTCAACATCTGCCGCCAGCAGGCGTCCCGGTTTACCGTTGCCGTCGGCCTGGCGCTGCAGGGATAG
- a CDS encoding prepilin-type N-terminal cleavage/methylation domain-containing protein, which produces MKKQQGGFTLIEMVIVIVLLGIVSLVIGQIINAAGRGYRTRGVMKSLQSGGRLAMMLLERELRHAVPNSVRISAGGEALEFGRTAYGGSYNAITGAVLHVDDDLSGRNFSGMWLVIYNTGTSDFYSGGSRFPIVTNTADRITCGGVISRSSPGQRYYVCDSAIKVSRNSDALLYYSGYEPGAGEDHGQFLCRQVAAIRFVLQPGTLAAEPAVAVTLSLAEKSLPLVLNHRIRLVNFP; this is translated from the coding sequence ATGAAAAAACAGCAAGGTGGCTTCACCCTCATCGAAATGGTCATCGTCATTGTCCTGCTGGGCATTGTCAGTCTGGTGATCGGCCAGATTATCAATGCCGCCGGCCGTGGCTACCGGACCAGAGGAGTGATGAAATCGCTGCAGTCGGGCGGCCGGCTGGCGATGATGCTGCTCGAGCGGGAACTGCGCCACGCGGTGCCCAACTCGGTCCGTATTTCAGCCGGAGGCGAAGCCCTTGAATTCGGCCGGACGGCCTATGGCGGTTCCTATAATGCCATTACCGGTGCCGTTCTCCACGTTGATGACGATCTCAGCGGCCGGAATTTCAGTGGCATGTGGTTGGTGATTTACAACACCGGTACCAGTGATTTTTATAGTGGCGGCAGCCGGTTTCCCATTGTCACCAATACGGCTGACCGGATTACCTGCGGCGGAGTTATCAGCCGTTCCTCCCCCGGCCAACGCTATTATGTTTGTGACTCGGCAATCAAAGTCAGTCGCAACAGTGATGCACTGCTGTACTATTCTGGTTACGAGCCCGGCGCTGGTGAGGATCATGGCCAATTTCTCTGTCGGCAGGTTGCGGCGATCCGGTTTGTTCTGCAGCCGGGGACCCTGGCTGCGGAACCGGCCGTGGCGGTGACCTTGAGTCTGGCGGAGAAGTCTCTGCCATTGGTCCTGAACCACCGCATACGATTGGTGAATTTCCCCTGA
- a CDS encoding ABC transporter permease subunit, which yields MGAVGRIAAVTAREIIGERLFVSVFGGSLIILLLSLVVAPLQIGEQHKLFYDLGMAFAAFFLLLYVLLVGAQQVAGNRENGGLVWLLTRPVQRWQVLLGIFLALAGVGACSHLSLTTVFFVLLSMVGEPVTTGFLVAALFLYLKYLLLLGIVVLLSTFCSQFAAIFLALLLFVGGHGTVLFSEVGGQVGGLLGLVGLGIYHLLPDFGAFQLASAAFHQQLPSSSSLVRLAIYSLAYLTAVLVLACWRFARSDIS from the coding sequence ATGGGAGCTGTAGGTCGCATAGCCGCCGTCACTGCCCGCGAAATCATCGGTGAACGACTGTTTGTCTCCGTCTTTGGCGGCTCGCTGATCATTCTCCTGCTGTCGCTGGTGGTTGCGCCGCTGCAGATCGGCGAACAGCATAAACTGTTCTATGATCTGGGAATGGCCTTTGCGGCCTTTTTCCTGCTCCTCTATGTGCTGCTGGTGGGTGCCCAGCAGGTGGCCGGCAACCGGGAAAACGGCGGTTTGGTCTGGCTTCTAACCAGGCCGGTCCAGCGCTGGCAGGTGCTGCTGGGCATCTTCCTGGCCCTTGCCGGGGTGGGCGCCTGCAGCCACCTGTCTTTGACTACGGTATTTTTTGTCCTGCTCTCCATGGTCGGTGAGCCGGTAACGACCGGCTTCCTGGTGGCGGCTCTTTTTCTGTATCTGAAATATCTCCTGCTGTTGGGGATTGTTGTCCTGCTGTCCACCTTCTGCTCGCAGTTTGCGGCGATCTTCCTTGCGCTGCTGCTGTTTGTCGGCGGCCATGGAACGGTGCTGTTCTCCGAGGTTGGCGGGCAGGTCGGCGGCCTCCTGGGTCTGGTGGGTCTTGGCATCTATCATCTGCTGCCTGATTTTGGTGCCTTTCAGTTGGCCTCGGCAGCCTTTCATCAGCAGCTGCCGTCCTCATCATCTCTGGTGCGGCTGGCGATCTATTCCTTAGCTTACCTGACCGCTGTTCTGGTGCTGGCCTGCTGGCGTTTTGCCCGCAGTGATATTTCTTGA
- a CDS encoding ABC transporter ATP-binding protein, with the protein MSAIVFQDVTKRYYRDFWHRKPVTALSDFSMTVEAGSCFAFLGLNGAGKSTALRVLMGLTAPDAGGAAITVDGSRTHPLSRVGFLSEGTRFYPHVSALALLKTAARLSGVGAADADRRALELLAFVGLEGIGGPVKNFSKGMRQRLGLAQALVNDPRLLILDEPFSGLDIAGRREMLERLQLLHDQGTTIFFSSHLLSDIQQLATHCGIIHQGRTCGTYRVAALGLPLEEFFLQTIGQ; encoded by the coding sequence ATGTCTGCCATCGTATTTCAGGATGTGACCAAACGCTATTACCGGGATTTCTGGCATCGAAAGCCGGTAACCGCCTTGAGTGACTTTTCCATGACGGTTGAGGCGGGATCCTGCTTTGCCTTCCTGGGTCTCAATGGGGCCGGTAAAAGCACGGCCCTCAGGGTGCTCATGGGATTGACCGCCCCGGATGCCGGGGGGGCTGCCATCACTGTTGATGGATCTCGAACCCACCCGCTGAGCAGGGTGGGTTTTTTGTCTGAGGGAACCCGTTTTTATCCCCATGTCAGTGCCCTGGCACTGTTAAAGACCGCCGCCCGCCTCAGTGGTGTGGGGGCTGCGGACGCTGACCGGCGAGCACTGGAGTTGTTGGCGTTTGTCGGTCTGGAGGGGATTGGCGGACCGGTGAAGAATTTTTCCAAGGGCATGCGGCAGCGTCTGGGGTTGGCTCAGGCATTGGTCAACGATCCCCGGTTGCTGATCCTAGATGAACCTTTCAGCGGCCTGGATATTGCCGGCCGCCGGGAGATGCTCGAACGTCTCCAGCTGCTTCATGACCAGGGAACAACGATTTTTTTCTCTTCCCACCTGCTCAGCGATATCCAGCAGCTGGCGACCCACTGCGGCATTATCCATCAGGGCCGCACGTGTGGAACGTATCGGGTGGCAGCTCTTGGGTTGCCTTTGGAGGAGTTCTTCCTCCAGACGATCGGGCAGTAG
- a CDS encoding prepilin-type N-terminal cleavage/methylation domain-containing protein yields MGSREGFTLIELVLVIVIIGILAAVAVPKFMGLHNEAKIAAAKSQLAALREGIHIAHGKILASGVNTGTAGENPDWPTLEEVQKNRLDLASRPQTIRYYQIIESDKQAGNRNESLPEIILPDMTVGMSSNARAVRDASMADAFYDPRRADESSGWAYYPGDENNTFDRMEDAVIYLNDDRPGTDNADGAGVRPSNW; encoded by the coding sequence ATGGGCAGCAGGGAGGGGTTTACCCTGATCGAACTGGTGCTGGTGATTGTCATCATCGGCATCCTGGCGGCGGTGGCGGTGCCGAAGTTCATGGGCTTGCATAATGAGGCGAAGATCGCCGCGGCCAAAAGCCAGCTGGCGGCCCTGCGCGAAGGAATCCATATTGCCCATGGCAAGATCCTCGCCTCGGGAGTCAATACGGGTACCGCCGGTGAGAACCCAGACTGGCCGACGCTGGAAGAGGTCCAAAAAAACCGCCTTGATCTTGCCAGCCGCCCCCAGACGATCCGCTACTATCAGATTATCGAATCGGATAAACAGGCCGGCAATCGCAACGAAAGTCTGCCGGAGATCATCCTGCCGGATATGACCGTCGGCATGAGCAGCAACGCCCGGGCGGTTCGGGACGCCAGCATGGCTGATGCCTTCTACGACCCCCGGCGGGCCGATGAAAGCAGCGGCTGGGCCTATTATCCGGGGGATGAGAACAACACCTTTGACCGCATGGAAGATGCGGTGATTTATCTCAACGACGATCGTCCCGGAACTGACAATGCCGACGGGGCCGGGGTGCGGCCCAGCAATTGGTGA
- a CDS encoding type II secretion system protein: MKSNRGFTLIELVMVIVILGVLAAVALPKYVNFQDDAKKAAEQGVAGAVRAGIAIWHSTYLVNGVAPAGTAGAADYPLSLDGLASAATAGFFDYVLEQPLTSADKWAKTSIAGAADGDTETYTGPGTQAGLDVDGDGDADSAWTYDNADGSFTVD, encoded by the coding sequence ATGAAAAGCAACCGGGGTTTTACCCTGATTGAACTGGTGATGGTGATTGTTATTCTGGGCGTCCTGGCCGCCGTGGCCCTGCCAAAGTATGTCAATTTTCAGGATGATGCCAAAAAAGCGGCCGAGCAGGGGGTTGCCGGTGCGGTGCGGGCCGGGATTGCCATCTGGCACTCCACCTACCTGGTCAATGGCGTGGCACCTGCAGGTACGGCCGGTGCTGCCGATTATCCCCTGAGTCTGGATGGCCTTGCCTCTGCCGCCACAGCCGGTTTCTTCGATTATGTTCTGGAGCAGCCCCTTACCTCTGCCGATAAATGGGCGAAGACCAGTATTGCCGGTGCTGCCGATGGTGACACGGAAACCTATACGGGACCGGGAACCCAGGCTGGTTTGGATGTGGATGGTGATGGTGATGCTGACAGTGCCTGGACCTATGACAACGCTGATGGCAGTTTTACGGTGGATTAA
- a CDS encoding type II secretion system F family protein: protein MAAQQLILYAFRAHDEDGREHHGVRQAESPAGVQAWLTRQGMMPLVIKEASLGQQCLAGYQSVVARYQKVKPEELIIVTRQLATLINAGIPLLSCLKTLAEESGNALVAAALHDIVTYVEQGGSLSDAFARHPRLFSDMYINMLRVGEISGKLDVILHRMADLQEYERETREQIKTATRYPKLAGLSVVFAIVILMTFVVPRFIGIFARTGAALPLPTRMLIGMNTIFHDYWYLLLAAVVGVMFGYRWVYGLPDGRLAVDRFKLRMPVFGKLFQKINFGRFARIFSLLLASGVPVLTIFDVVAGVVDNAVLRREIEKVKLQVEKGKTLAMPMRASGFFPALMIQMVAAGEQAGNLDGMMAKVADYFDLESRYTIKNMTTLIEPFLLLILGGFVLFMALAIFMPWWNMMEVFK from the coding sequence ATGGCTGCCCAGCAGCTGATATTATATGCGTTTCGCGCCCATGACGAGGATGGCCGGGAGCACCATGGGGTGCGTCAGGCTGAATCTCCTGCCGGCGTCCAGGCCTGGCTGACCAGGCAGGGGATGATGCCTCTGGTCATCAAAGAAGCATCTCTTGGCCAGCAGTGTCTGGCCGGATACCAGTCTGTTGTCGCCCGTTACCAGAAGGTCAAGCCGGAGGAGCTGATCATTGTCACCCGTCAACTGGCCACCCTGATCAACGCCGGCATCCCTCTCCTGAGCTGCCTCAAAACTCTGGCCGAGGAATCGGGCAATGCACTGGTCGCTGCTGCACTGCATGATATCGTTACCTATGTGGAGCAGGGGGGATCTCTTTCCGATGCCTTTGCCCGCCATCCGCGCCTGTTTTCCGACATGTATATCAATATGCTCAGGGTGGGGGAGATCTCCGGCAAGCTGGATGTGATTCTCCACCGGATGGCCGATCTGCAGGAGTATGAGCGGGAGACCCGGGAGCAGATTAAGACAGCGACCCGCTACCCAAAACTTGCAGGCCTGTCTGTGGTTTTTGCCATCGTTATTCTCATGACCTTTGTGGTTCCCCGGTTTATCGGCATCTTCGCCCGCACCGGGGCCGCCCTGCCGCTGCCCACCAGGATGCTGATCGGCATGAATACCATCTTCCATGACTACTGGTACCTGCTGCTGGCAGCAGTGGTGGGTGTCATGTTCGGCTATCGTTGGGTGTACGGGCTGCCGGACGGCCGCCTGGCCGTTGACCGCTTCAAACTGAGGATGCCGGTCTTCGGCAAACTGTTCCAGAAGATCAATTTCGGCCGCTTTGCCCGGATTTTCTCCCTGCTGCTGGCCAGCGGTGTGCCGGTGCTGACCATTTTCGATGTGGTTGCCGGGGTGGTGGACAATGCCGTCCTGCGCCGGGAGATTGAAAAGGTGAAGCTGCAGGTGGAGAAAGGGAAAACCCTCGCCATGCCCATGCGGGCCAGCGGCTTTTTTCCGGCCCTGATGATTCAGATGGTGGCGGCCGGCGAGCAGGCGGGAAACCTGGACGGCATGATGGCCAAGGTGGCGGACTATTTCGATCTGGAAAGCCGCTATACGATCAAAAATATGACCACCCTGATTGAGCCTTTCCTGCTGCTTATTCTCGGCGGCTTTGTGCTCTTCATGGCCCTGGCGATTTTCATGCCGTGGTGGAACATGATGGAGGTGTTTAAGTGA
- the tadA gene encoding Flp pilus assembly complex ATPase component TadA has translation MAFTTRKRLGDVLLDEGLITNVQLLEGLEKSKRENIRLGQSLMNLGFATEEQIIKAIAKQLNISHMTFDSFLIDPEVVSALPEMLARKYKAIPLFKVEDQLTLAMVDPMDIISLDEIASATSCQVNPVIAAEGVIVDAIEKYYGRGSSLSQVYDSLQQGQGERGRGSQPPTLGEIAKDDGKVSDFINALLIEAVKVKASDIHLEPEKELLRIRFRVDGLMREKMTTPIELHANAVSRLKIMADLNIAERRLPQDGRFQLAVGNKNIDVRMSTIPTVRGEKVVLRLLDQSALLVDLEQLGFLDEQEKLFREKIAKPYGMVIITGPTGSGKTTTLYAALNSINSLDKNIVTLEDPVEYQLPIINQIQVNPKINLTFASGLRSILRQDPDVIMVGEIRDQETAEMAIQSALTGHLVFSTLHTNDAPGCATRLLDMGIQPFLVASSLILVVGQRLARRLCPHCKESYVPSQALVDTLALEGTPEFYHAPGCPRCSQTGYAGRLAFYEVMSLSPAIKELIVSRAHSELIQEAACREGFQPLREVGLQHALAGETTIEEVLRVTMEVE, from the coding sequence ATGGCGTTTACGACGAGAAAAAGGCTTGGTGATGTGCTGCTGGACGAAGGGTTGATCACCAATGTACAGCTGCTGGAAGGACTTGAAAAAAGCAAGCGGGAAAATATCCGGCTTGGTCAGTCATTGATGAACCTTGGTTTTGCCACCGAGGAGCAGATTATCAAGGCGATTGCCAAGCAGCTGAACATCTCCCACATGACCTTTGATTCCTTTCTCATCGATCCGGAGGTGGTTTCGGCGCTGCCTGAGATGCTGGCCAGGAAATATAAAGCCATACCGCTGTTCAAGGTCGAGGATCAATTGACCCTGGCAATGGTTGATCCCATGGATATCATCTCTCTGGATGAGATCGCTTCGGCAACCTCCTGTCAGGTCAATCCGGTGATTGCCGCCGAAGGGGTCATCGTTGACGCCATAGAAAAGTATTACGGCCGGGGCAGCTCCCTGAGTCAGGTCTATGACAGCCTGCAGCAGGGGCAGGGGGAGAGAGGTCGTGGTTCTCAGCCACCGACCCTGGGGGAGATTGCCAAGGATGACGGCAAGGTCAGCGACTTCATCAACGCCCTGCTCATTGAAGCGGTCAAGGTCAAAGCCAGTGATATCCATCTGGAACCGGAAAAAGAGCTGCTGCGCATCCGTTTTCGGGTGGACGGTCTCATGCGGGAAAAGATGACCACTCCCATCGAGCTCCATGCCAATGCCGTTTCCCGGCTCAAAATCATGGCCGATCTCAACATAGCCGAACGGCGCCTGCCCCAGGACGGCCGTTTCCAACTGGCGGTGGGCAATAAAAATATCGATGTGCGCATGTCCACCATCCCCACTGTGCGGGGCGAAAAGGTGGTTCTGAGGCTGCTGGATCAGAGCGCCCTGCTGGTGGACCTTGAACAGCTGGGTTTTCTCGATGAGCAGGAGAAGCTGTTTCGGGAAAAGATTGCCAAGCCCTATGGCATGGTTATTATCACCGGTCCCACCGGCAGCGGCAAAACCACCACCCTCTACGCGGCGCTCAACAGCATCAATTCGCTGGATAAGAATATTGTCACTTTGGAAGACCCGGTGGAGTACCAGCTGCCGATCATCAACCAGATCCAGGTCAACCCGAAAATCAATCTGACGTTTGCCAGCGGCCTGCGGTCGATTCTCCGTCAGGATCCCGATGTCATTATGGTGGGTGAGATCCGTGACCAGGAAACCGCCGAGATGGCGATCCAGTCGGCCCTTACCGGCCATCTGGTGTTTTCCACTCTGCATACCAACGATGCCCCCGGCTGCGCCACCCGGCTGCTGGATATGGGCATTCAGCCGTTTTTGGTGGCGTCATCCCTGATTCTGGTGGTCGGCCAGCGGCTGGCCCGCCGCCTGTGTCCCCACTGCAAGGAATCCTATGTGCCGTCCCAGGCTTTGGTTGATACCCTTGCCCTGGAGGGGACGCCTGAATTTTACCATGCTCCCGGCTGCCCCCGGTGCAGCCAGACAGGCTATGCCGGTCGGTTGGCATTCTATGAAGTCATGTCTCTGAGCCCGGCGATCAAGGAATTGATTGTCAGCCGGGCCCATTCGGAGCTCATTCAGGAAGCCGCGTGCCGGGAGGGTTTTCAGCCGCTGCGTGAGGTGGGATTGCAGCATGCCCTAGCCGGAGAAACCACCATTGAAGAGGTTCTCAGGGTTACCATGGAGGTCGAATAA